The sequence ctcacggatcgtattttgtgagacatatttcttatttgggtcatcaatgaaaaagtattactttttatgctaagagtattattttttattgtgaatatcggtagggttgacccgtttcacagataaatattcgtgagaccgtctcacaagagacctactcaaaattaTTTGTGCACTGAACTAAATTCCAATAAGcaatttttatgatgaaacattaGTATAAGCTTTGGACCGGACTTTATGCGATTAATAAAATGTAACGTACGTAAGCAAAACAAGACAAGTTTTGAGGAAACGAGTGACGGATTTGTGAAGTCAAAAGCGCTACTGTTGAGTTATCTATctattatttcaaataaaagtCAGAACCAAAAGGACACATGTGGCTGAAATTAACcccccaaaaaatatttatttatattttaattaatagagttgtataacatataaatatcaatttattaGTCTCACTTGCCCATTTGATAGATGAAATTTCACAAAAGttacaaaaaaatttgtgagattgtGAAATAGATATCCTATTTAtatcaatcataaaaaaatattacagttttttttttatcaaaaatgttcatttttatcataaaaaatagataaaattgatctgtctcacgaataaatattttcaaaaaacaaaaaataaaaacatacaaTCGGTATTTAATATTTTACTAGCTGAGCTAGGTTTGAGACTCTTCTCATTCCACAGTACGGTGGCCCATCAGCGTAACTTTTATTGGCCCAATCTAACTTAGGCATGCGTCCCTCCCCCATTCAGTTTCCCAACCCTTGAGCTAATAggacaataaaaaaaactaaatttagagtcgaaagaattttattttgcgtatcataaaaattcatatgagaCGGTCTTATAGATCGATTATGTGAAATAAATCTTCGATCTGACCTAAAtcatgaataatattttttatatctttttcaTCACAAATATAAATCGGTCAACCTTTATctcatatataaatatgtgatacTATCTCACAACAGACCTAATCTCTTACGTATTATATAATCTTTGACGAGGGTACTGAGTAAGCAAAAGGGTGGCTAAAATTAGCCAGCTTTAGCTAGTGACATTCTGTTTCATGTTTTGCAATTGTATTTCGATTTTTATCCTAAGACTCAATTTGGTTTAATCGATAGCATGATGAACGTTTGTTTTGTATGATTAAtcatttgattttatatatCAAGAAATAATATAGAATGATTAATTATTAGTGAACTAAAAATGTGTTAAACATGTATTAGATAtccatttttatttaaccatgagtaacaaatagaatctttaataaattacaaaattgcGTGCTAATTTATACTTAGATTAGTTTCTTGTATTTGTGTCAATCatctatataaatttaaataatatttttttttccttctacttaaaaattttttaaaatatgattttttagtaTCGCAGATGAATTTCACTTGttcataaaatttgaaaaaatacataattattaCAAACGAAATAGGATCCTAACCCCATTTCATGGAGCTAGCTATACAAACTAGGTAAGCATCAAATAAAGTTGATTTGCACCATTGCATTGTAATTATACATACCGATTAAACAAATGAAAGTTGTTGTTCTTTATGTAAACGGACCATGTGAGTGGATGGACCCATGAAAACTATAAAACGGAGTCCACGAAGACACgctttaattaatttcttaattacgTTTACACCTTTCAACTTTCAATTACAATTATGCATTATTGCTCTTCACTTCTTTTTCCACATTTTGTAacgtatattatatattattaggACCCCATCCCCTCACAATCACATAACACAAATGTGATCAATATATCTTCCCTTTGGCTCCCTTCTAGAATCTCTAGAATAGAGATTTCAAAttctgatttattttttttccgtATTTCTTTCGGAGTATGTCTCTCTTGACATGGTCTcaaagatatatatatttgtgacatggttcgatctgatccatatttgcaatgaaaattaatatttttaatataaaaattactaGTTTTCATGAGTCGGATCGATTTGGATATTCGTCTCAATAAATTGACATTTGAGACAATTCGACGGGAGATTTTGTGTTTCATTATCTAAATCTAACTATAGAGTTATCACAATTATGAAAAACAGTAGATATGACTTTGATCGTGACTATTGGTAATTATCCGTGCTCTCATAATTAGAAAATGTACGTTTCCATCCCCAAAAAGTCATGATAGAGTTACCAACTTCCTAACAACATATAAATTAATGGAATTGTATTAATTGAcagaaataaatacaaaaagaaattaGAATAAGATACAAGCTAGTTAACGatataaacaacaaaaaaaaaaagtgataaaAAAAGAAGCGAATTTCATAATGTATTCTATAATATATACTCCAAAAAACCCACAAGTTAAATAGATGGAAGCCTAAAATATGTTCTTTTTTAGGGGACAATGACCCCGAATTATGAGTTGTATATAAAGAATCGATTATCAATTGATTAAGAACTAAAAAGGTGCCCTTTGAGGGAttccttttcttcttcttgatcTTGAAGGAGGTGTGCACGGGTATATGTCTTGTTGCGAGGCTTCACGCAATTCTTCCTCCTCTTTTGATGAAAATATCGATCTTCTTTCTTTTACTTCCTCATTCCTCCTTATTCCTACAAGCTGAACTAATTTCTTCaagcttaaataaattaaaaaatcatactgatcaagaaaaatcaaatggtgtgtgtgtgtgtttgtgtggcTTAGCCCATTTTGgtattaaataaatagaaagaTTTCACTCACCCGAATCAATCAAtttcatacatacatacatacataggaTATATATAGAATTCACCACAAACTCATTCATTATAAATCTAAAACTTGAATATAAACTACTTACATGTGATCTAGAATTCGATTTTACGTGCCAATTACGTACCTTGCATCCCAATGAGCAAAAACGAAAAGGGTCCAAAAGACTCCTCCCACATATTTCACATACGTGAGAAGCCGTCTTCCCAAATTTGGGCTGAGGTCTCTCGTTCAGAAACAAAACCCTCGCGCTGTTTATTACATAAGTCTGCACCCCGGTTATGTCCAAAACCTTCTGAATCTCCGAAACTCTTACAACATCGTGGTATGATGATCTCCTTATCTGCAAcattaatcataataataatcttGAATACCGTAAGTAACGCCACAAAAATTCGTCCGCTAAGTGAAATTAGATATATTCAATTGTGTCACATACGGTTATACATACATATGACATAATTACTATTCtcgactaaaaaaattaaatgcgCCTAACCTGAATCACTCGATGATCTCTGTGTTTAGATGAGCGGCAGTAGAGACAAAAGGCGTCATCCACACTACAGTCCAAGCAGTACATATTGCACTCGCTTCTGGCTGCGGCGCCGTGGCTCCGGCAGACGGTGAAGAAGGCGGTGGCTAGGAGTTTTTCTAGCCATGGTGGAACCGGCATTGCGTCCTGTCACAACCAAAGAATTAAACACTATAACTGGATCAATCAAAATAATGTGATCGATCGGCGGAGTGGATAAATAACaaagaaaaaattcaataaagttATATATGTACATAATGCCAATGATCCAGCTTATGCATACCATTGTCGAATTCTGGttgaaattgaaagaaaatttgACGAAAATTTTGGAGAGAGAAAGggcgagagagagagagagagacctAACCTAAACAGCCAGCAACTTAAAATTCAACAAGAAACAAAGACGTAAGCTAGGCAGAACaaatttaaaacctaatttttttttatgttatgttacatataaaatatttggcTAACCAACGGTGGAGATCAAAAGGGCTGGCTCAAGATTCTCGCCAGCCATTGGATGAGGAGGAAGGAGTTGGCGCTTACTGTTTTTATTGACACTTCTCTATACATGGTTATTTGGATCGGGCCTGATTAAGCCAAAACGGATCTATTTCGCTTTATCtcttgaaataataaaaatctcaaattttaagaatttacattttctaaaaccaaaatttgatttatttcgTTACACTTTAATTAGGTTTGATGGACCTTTTGGGTGCCTTCTGACATCAAATGGCTATGAGTGATGGGTCCCGCATGATGGGGTTTTTTAGCTGTTGATGACGTATGAGATGAAATGGGCGAGAGTGACTTTTGGAAGGGTGGGTCTAAATTACCCTcgtatttatttctttatttatttttttaataattgctCCAAATTTTTTAGGTCGGGCAACGGGCGGTTCTTCGATGTCATGTCGGAAGGAAGATCCTCGATACAACTATTTGTTCCCTAAAATAAGTTCTCTCTTACCACTTTATTCTCTCTTCCCATTGTCTTTTGTACAAAACATCGCACGAAGGGTAATGTCTAAGCATTATATttgtaatgtttttttatttcattgtatTATATTGGGTTCAAGTCATCTCGACTATGTGAAATGTTTAGTCGATCCGTTTTAAAATATGTCATCTcattcatataaaaatatagataatgaTAAGAAATCACCCATTAAAAATCATTAGATTGTAGTAAATCATGATTCACCTTTGTAAACTACCTAATCAAAAAATGTTTCCTCTATGGACAATGTTGTTTTGTTATAATTATaagtatatatgtgtgtatataNNNNNNNNNNNNNNNNNNNNNNNNNNNNNNNNNNNNNNNNNNNNNNNNNNNNNNNNNNNNNNNNNNNNNNNNNNNNNNNNNNNNNNNNNNNNNNNNNNNNNNNNNNNNNNNNNNNNNNNNNNNNNNNNNNNNNNNNNNNNNNNNNNNNNNNNNNNNNNNNNNNNNNNNNNNNNNNNNNNNNNNNNNNNNNNNNNNNNNNNNNNNNNNNNNNNNNNNNNNNNNNNNNNNNNNNNNNNNNNNNNNNNNNNNNNNNNNNNNNNNNNNNNNNNNNNNNNNNNNNNNNNNNNNNNNNNNNNNNNNNNNNNNNNNNNNNNNNNNNNNNNNNNNNNNNNNNNNNNNNNNNNNNNNNNNNNNNNNNNNNNNNNNNNNNNNNNNNNNNNNNNNNNNNNNNNNNNNNNNNNNNNNNNNNNNNNNNNNNNNNNNNNNNNNNNNNNNNNNNNNNNNNNNNNNNNNNNNNNNNNNNNNNNNNNNNNNNNNNNNNNNNNNNNNNNNNNNNNNNNNNNNNNNNNNNNNNNNNNNNNNNNNNNNNNNNNNNNNNNNNNNNNNNNNNNNNNNNNNNNNNNNNNNNNNNNNNNttttttagtaccaccatgtcaaacttggcaaagctcgaattcattgctcttgatactacgggaaaaaattatatgtcatggactctcgatgtagaaatgcatcttgagtcattaggtctaaatgagaccataaaagaaaatggcatatgcacatcacaagaaaaggtaagagccatgatatttttgcgtcgacatctcgacgagggattaaaatgtgaatatctgattgaaaaagatctcatggctttgtggaagggattaaaagaaagattcaaacatataagAGAAggtatacttccgaccgcccgggatGAATGAAATACGTTGAGAttacaagattttaagaaagtcagtgattacaactcggcgatgtatcgaatgatctcgcaactgaaattttgtgggcatgagattactgaattggaaatgcttgaaaaaacattttccacttttcacgcatcgaatataactctacaacaacaatatagagtgcgtggattttcgagatattctgaactaatcgcctgtctccttgtggcggaaaagaataatgagcttttaatgagaaatcatcaggcacgacccactggttcaacggcatttcctgaagtaaatgtcgtaagcaaaaatgaatttaaacctggaaaccaaaatcaaagttatagacaagattttggtcgaggacaaaatcgaggtcgtggtcgtggacgtggacgtggaagtggtcgtggtcgtggacgcggccgtggttttgaaaataatcgagatagttatttctataactcatctcaaaagagcgtcccaaaccatccaccgaaaaggcatcaagagaatatgagtgttaatgagaatcactcaaaaagatttgaaagttcttgtttcagatgtggtactccaggacattggtcccgtatttgtcgagcccctgagcacctttgtaaactttataaagaatcaataaaggggaaagaaaaggagaccaactttactgaacacagtgaacctttgagtggttcaactcattttgatgctggagattttctgattgatttctcagataatgatcaatttgatggtggaataaatatgtaaaatattttattttttatgtattcgtatgataatgttttatagtatgttatattgtattgtattttattgtcaataattttatttcattgcatatttttttgaagttcaaatatggaaaatgctacgaaccaagctgaagtttgcatacctgatagtggtacaacgcacactatcctccgagataaaagatatttcttggaactaaaaccaacaaaaacaacggtgaatacaatatcaggtcctgtagacttgattaaaggatgtggtaaagcacaatttttgttacctaatggtacaaaatttttgatcaatgatgctttatattcaccacaatcgaaaagaaatttgttgagttttaatgatatatattcccatgggtatgatactcaaacaatgaatgaagggaatgagaaatatatgtgtcttaccacatataaatcaggaaagaaatatgtgattgaaaaactaccaatgctccctactggattgcattatacacatatacgtcccattgaatcaaacatggtaattgataattcttcaatattaaccaattggcatgatcgattaggacatcctggttcaacaatgatgcgaagaattatagaaaatacacatggtcatccattgaaagaccagaagatctttcagaataataagtttcaatgtaaagcatgttctcttggaaaacttattataagaccatcaccagccaaaatccaaactgaatcaccaatgtttcttgaacgtattcagggtgatatttgtggaccaatccatccaccatgtggaccattcagatactttatggtattgattgatgcctccagcagatggtcacatgtatgtttattgtcaactcgaaatgttgcatttgcaagattacttgctcaaataataaaattgaggaatcaatttcccgattatacaatcaagaaaattagacttgataatgctggtgaatttacttcccagactttcaatgattattgtatgtctatgggaatcattgttgagcatcctgttgctcatgtacatactcaaaatggattggctgaatcattgattaaacgtctgcaaatgattgctagaccaatgattatgaaaacaaagctccctatttctatatggggacatgcaattttacatgctgcttcattaattcgcatcagaccaagtgcatatcataaatactccccattgcagcttgcatttggtaaagaaccagacatttctcatctgagaatttttggatgtatggtgtatgtgcctattgcaccacctcaacgaaagaaaatgggacctcaaagaaagattggaatttatattggttatgatagtccatcgatcattcgatatcttgaaccacagacaggcgacgtgttcacagcacgttttgctgattgtcattttaatgaggaaatcttcccaatgttagggggagaacagaaacataccgaaaaagaaattacatggtatgtatcatcattgttacatctggatccaagaacaaaacaatgtgaaaaagatgtacagcaaattgtgcacttgcaaagaatagcaaatcaaataccagatgcatttgcagacacaaaaggggtaactaaatcatatatacatgctgcaaatgcccctgctcgaattgaaattccgaagaaacaaattgaagatagtcatgatgtcattaaacgcctgaagcgtggaaggccagttggttccaaggataaaaatcctcgaaaaagaaaattcatagagaaacacaatgatcacaaaatagagaatgatgttcctgaagaaacacataatgatcacaaaatagagaatgatgttcctgaagaaacacatgatgatgaaaatgttttgtcagaaccacaaactgacgagaatcatgaaatctctatcaattatattaatactggaaaaatatggaaccgaaaagatatagaagaaattgatgatatattttcttataatgtggcaatcgacatcataaatgataatgaagatcatgaaccaaaatcttttggtgaatgtaaaaatcggcaggattggataaaatggaaagatgccatccaggttgaattggattcgctaaataaacgtaatgtttttggacctatagtccttacacctgaaggtgtaaaacctgttggatacaaatgggtttttattcgaaagcgaaatgagaaaaatgaaatagtaagatataaagctcaaCTTGtcgcacaaggtttttctcaaaggcctgtaattgattatgaagaaacgtattctcccgtgatggatgcaattatgtttcggtatttgattaacttggcggtatctgaaaatttagaaatgcgtcttatggatgttgttacagcttacttatatggatcacctgatagtaatatatatatgaaaatccctgaaggatttaaaatgcatgaagcacaaagttcaaaacccagaaaatgttattctgtgaaattacaaagatcattatatgggttaaagcaatcggGCCGAATGTTGTATAATCGACTATGTGATCACTTGAttaaaaagggatatgtaaaaaattcaatatgcccttgtattttcattaagaaaacaacatccggatgcgtaattattgttgtatatgttgatgatttaaacatcattggaacgaagtATGACGACCAACATAGTCGATAAGGACCACAGCTAATTGCGAGTTTGTCTTATTTCCTTGGTCTTTGTTGGGATATTCACCGTTTCACacttatttttatgctttattattattataacaataAGTTATTTGAGTTAAATGCATTGCTGTCAATGGAGACCCTTTAATATTTTGGGCACTTaggatttttcaaaaaaataaaataaataataatgtcTTTTTTTATTTGATGTGCTGATTATGACGTCTATGTACCTCCTGGGATAATcgatgaataataataataaaaataaatatagcaATCAATGGAATCATATTCTTTCGTAGTGGAACAGAATCTCCAAAACATAGAATATGAATGAACATAATTTGTATACGaaaacttgtattttttttatcaagcaTGTTTACGTAATTGTTATTTTGGTCCTTTATATTATCATTTAGATCTATCTAAgtcatttatatttaaatgttatcattttaatcatttttttattgaagTGTTAATATGACATTACACATGTAAACATCACGTACTCACCTACAACTATATGAGCATCAGGTCAGCGACATGCTGGCACTAGGTTAACAGCTTAACGCTATGTCAAAGGATTAATATTgccaaaaaaaaacatattaaaattgaaactCGATAGTccataacatatataaaaaaaccaaaCAATAAAAAGAATCGGATAATATGTTCTGAAAACCCAATTATTTGGATTTTCCTCATGAGTAAAGACAACAGCAGTAGACCAAGTTGGCAGTTCTTTCGGGAATGTTTTCACAAGGATGCATATGTCCAAATGCTTCCACAAAATAGGATTATTATGTCtcttttttaaatatttctatGTTTATATTTGTCCTCTCTCGATTCTTTGTTTTAAAGTTATgttggaatatatatatatatatatatatatagaaagaaTTGTATGCCCAATTCGATAAAATAGAAGGACGATTTTCTTTTGCATAAAACTTGACAGAATTTACGATCTTTACATTAAATATGGTCGATATCCCGCAATTTTTGGTTCCGGAGATAGTGAGTGAATCGAAATCACACTTGCGGTTCTTTCCTGAATAATTTCCACTGAATTCCGAAAAACCTTTAAAAAATCTAGAGGATATATCGAAACTCACTAAAATTTTGATGGAGATTTTACAAAATCAAATCAGACttgtgaaattaaaaaaaaatttaaaatcgatGTTTTCTTTGTACTAAGGTTTGCAACTTCTACataattattttagaaaaaatatatataacagtacgaaaatctaaaaaatttaaaatctattgAGTATTGctcattattatattatattttaatatgacGTAATTCAAGATTTTTATTTGGAATGGACATtacatattttagtaaaaaaaagctatatgaatatataatgcacaattttttattatttatggagattaaattcattttttttaaaaaaaatacatgttaTAAATCTTTTTGCCCCTTCCACAACCTCGAACATGCATTCTGCGCACATCATATGACAATGATTTTAGATCATTTTACATataaatgcaaataaaaaataaatattcatttatGTCTTACTTTTTTTCCCCAAAAGTATAAAGTTTAGTATTGGCTTAGAAAGAAAAACCCGGACCCCGGACTTGTAAACATATTAAACAGAACATAAATTTGGCGACATGCTCTCATCTTTTGATAGTTAATTTGACAGGTCGAAAATGGAGATGGACATCAAAATGTTACAAAGGCTCCAAACTCACAAAGAAAGTATAGTGATTCGAAGCAATTAGAGGCCGATTTGATTCAAGCTCGAGCTGCAATCAAGAAAGCTAAAGGCCGGAACCAAACCGAAGAAGATCCCGAAgcttatttgaataaaaaatttgcaGGAATTGTTTGGAAATGGAGAAGAGATTCAAGATTTTCATATACGAAGAAGGGGAGCCCCCGGTATTTCACTTTTGCCCCTGCAAGCATACATACGCGATCGAGGGAATTTTTATACAGAATATGGAAGTTAGCCATTTTCGGACATTGGACGCAAAGCTCACCTGTTCTTCCTTCCATTCAGCGTAACTATGATAACACAGCTGATTTACGTGCGCGAATCCCATGAATGGAGTCTGATGTAGAACACGGCATCGGATTATGTAAATTTTGTTTCTCACAAGTTTCCTTACTGGAATCGAAGCCTTGATGCTGATCATTTCGTGCTTGCTTACCATGATTGGgtgtgaaaaaattatttttttatgtaatgaAATGCTTGAATTTTACTGCATGGAttgcatattatatatataaatcttaTAAAGTGATTGTGTCTTGCAGTGTGACACACAAACGAATATGATGTCCATTTAATTTAGGGACCAGAGAGTTCTTCTCCAATCCCAAACCTGTATAAGAACGCCATCTGAGCATTGTGCAACGCCAACACCTCGGAAAACTTCAACCCATCTGAAGGCGTATCTATCCCCGAAATCTTCCTCCCTGGAGGGATCACCAGCGGCCTCATTGGTAGCCTGCCGCCCTCCCAAAGACCCATACTCGTCTTTTACGCTGGCGGCGTCCATGGTCCAATCCGCCCTATCCTCTTCGAACTCTAGGAAAACAAGACAGACCCGGATGTTGAAATCTACAAATACCTGCCCAAAAACATCTCCTACCATGGCATGATGCTAAAAAGCCGATACTGCATCTGCCCCAGCGGCTACGAAGTTGCGAGCCCGAGAATGGTGGAGGGGCTCTATCTGGGATGCGTTCCTGTACTGATAAAAGATAGTTATGTCATCCCTTTCAGCGATGTTTGGAACTGGGAGACATTCGCGGTCATTGTTCTTGTGAAGGATATTCcaaatttggaaaaataaatgaTGGCTATTCcgttgaggaagtatatggagATGCAGAGAAGAGGTACAGATGAGGAGGCATTTTGAGGTTAATTCGCCTCCTAAACGTTACGATGTGTTTCATATGATATTGCATTCGATTTGGCTTCGTAGGCTTGATGTTAGGTTTGACGATGAAGAAGGTAGTTGATGATTCTATGGCTCAAATTTACATATGTAAGCCTATTAAGTCTTGTAAACTTCAAAATTTATCAGACCTCGTGTATATAGAGTTTTTGAATGTATATATTACTTAACCATCTAGGTTTTACCAAAATTGACCAACTAATTAATGGGCCAAATCAACACTACAACATTTCAAACACAATgaatagtttaatttttttgttgaatattGATGCAAGTATTGACATCGTCTTTCTCAATAAAGGTAAACCTTTAAATTTCACTCAATCCCTAGTGAATTATGCCAATCAGCGAcgtaaaaattttcttgtagAATTATGAGAGNaaaaaaaaaaaaaaaaaaaaaaaaaaaaaaaaaaaaaaaagatattga comes from Primulina huaijiensis isolate GDHJ02 chromosome 5, ASM1229523v2, whole genome shotgun sequence and encodes:
- the LOC140977874 gene encoding protein RGF1 INDUCIBLE TRANSCRIPTION FACTOR 1-like isoform X3 encodes the protein MDAMPVPPWLEKLLATAFFTVCRSHGAAARSECNMYCLDCSVDDAFCLYCRSSKHRDHRVIQIRRSSYHDVVRVSEIQKVLDITGVQTYVINSARVLFLNERPQPKFGKTASHVCEICGRSLLDPFRFCSLGCKE
- the LOC140977874 gene encoding protein RGF1 INDUCIBLE TRANSCRIPTION FACTOR 1-like isoform X2, with translation MPVPPWLEKLLATAFFTVCRSHGAAARSECNMYCLDCSVDDAFCLYCRSSKHRDHRVIQIRRSSYHDVVRVSEIQKVLDITGVQTYVINSARVLFLNERPQPKFGKTASHVCEICGRSLLDPFRFCSLGCKLVGIRRNEEVKERRSIFSSKEEEELREASQQDIYPCTPPSRSRRRKGIPQRAPF
- the LOC140977874 gene encoding protein RGF1 INDUCIBLE TRANSCRIPTION FACTOR 1-like isoform X1 — translated: MDAMPVPPWLEKLLATAFFTVCRSHGAAARSECNMYCLDCSVDDAFCLYCRSSKHRDHRVIQIRRSSYHDVVRVSEIQKVLDITGVQTYVINSARVLFLNERPQPKFGKTASHVCEICGRSLLDPFRFCSLGCKLVGIRRNEEVKERRSIFSSKEEEELREASQQDIYPCTPPSRSRRRKGIPQRAPF